A genome region from Pseudomonas anguilliseptica includes the following:
- a CDS encoding protein-disulfide reductase DsbD, translating to MHRLLSLLLVVLPASAGLFDKPPVPAQFGAPLNNSADFLPVREAFKLSLISSSSESVKLRFVAAEGYYLYRHRFSFSSEPAAVSVGQAVLPAGKAKTDDYFGDVEVYYEVLDVEVPVDNPDNRPFNLSVNYQGCADKGLCYPPETEVLAIGGGATAGSAAPNAATPWSWTDLALFFLGGLALTFTPCVLPMLPILTGVVLRGQPGGMRSLVLALAYVLPMALSFAILGALMGLFGAELNLQARLQSPWVLVPFAIFFALFGAASLGFLELRLPAAIDGPLQRLSQRLHGGTIFSAAALGVLSSVLVSPCVSAPLAGALLYISASGDALGGGLKLLALGMGMGAPLVLFAVGGGAFLPKSGPWMLTVRNLFGALLMAVAIWLLERVVPGPVSLALWGMLAAGIALWLGALELTPKTHHQKLAQLLGLPLLVYALLAWVGALQGQDDPLRPLGRSVSSVEATQQVQSGQWQTITTPAELDSALLAAKNNGKPLLLDWYADWCISCKVIEREVLNAPEVGRQLGDYQLVRFDITESNPAQRALLDRYQLFGPPAILLFDAKGDEWLDLRVVGEVDAATFAARLSTARERF from the coding sequence ATGCACCGTCTACTCAGCCTGCTTCTGGTCGTACTGCCGGCCAGCGCCGGCCTGTTCGATAAGCCCCCCGTCCCTGCGCAGTTCGGCGCCCCACTGAACAACAGCGCAGACTTCCTGCCGGTACGCGAGGCGTTCAAGCTGAGCCTGATCAGCAGCTCCAGCGAGTCGGTGAAACTGCGCTTTGTCGCTGCCGAAGGTTATTACCTGTATCGCCATCGCTTCAGTTTCAGCAGCGAGCCCGCCGCTGTGAGCGTGGGCCAGGCCGTTCTGCCCGCAGGCAAGGCCAAGACCGATGACTACTTCGGCGATGTCGAGGTGTACTACGAGGTACTGGATGTCGAGGTGCCGGTCGACAACCCGGACAATCGCCCCTTCAACCTCAGCGTCAACTACCAGGGCTGCGCCGACAAAGGCCTGTGCTACCCACCGGAAACCGAAGTGCTGGCGATTGGCGGCGGTGCAACAGCCGGCAGTGCTGCACCCAATGCCGCAACGCCGTGGAGCTGGACCGACCTGGCGCTGTTCTTCCTCGGCGGCCTGGCGCTGACCTTCACCCCCTGCGTGCTGCCGATGCTGCCGATCCTCACCGGCGTGGTGCTGCGCGGCCAGCCGGGCGGTATGCGCAGCCTGGTGCTGGCACTGGCCTACGTGCTGCCGATGGCCCTGAGCTTTGCCATTCTCGGCGCGCTGATGGGCCTGTTCGGCGCGGAACTGAATCTGCAGGCGCGCCTGCAATCGCCCTGGGTGCTGGTGCCCTTTGCGATCTTCTTCGCCCTGTTCGGCGCGGCCAGCCTGGGCTTTCTCGAACTGCGCCTGCCAGCCGCCATCGACGGCCCCCTGCAGCGCCTGAGCCAACGCCTGCACGGCGGCACCATCTTTAGCGCTGCGGCGCTCGGCGTGCTGTCCAGCGTGCTGGTTTCACCCTGCGTCTCCGCACCACTGGCCGGCGCATTGCTGTATATCAGCGCCAGCGGCGACGCCCTCGGCGGCGGCCTCAAGCTGCTGGCGCTAGGCATGGGCATGGGCGCGCCGCTGGTACTGTTTGCTGTCGGTGGCGGTGCATTCCTGCCGAAGTCCGGGCCCTGGATGCTCACCGTGCGCAACCTGTTCGGTGCACTGCTGATGGCCGTGGCGATCTGGCTGCTCGAGCGTGTGGTACCCGGCCCAGTCAGCCTGGCGCTGTGGGGCATGCTAGCTGCAGGCATCGCACTGTGGCTCGGCGCGCTGGAACTGACGCCGAAAACTCATCACCAGAAACTCGCCCAACTGCTCGGCCTACCCCTGCTGGTTTACGCCCTGTTGGCCTGGGTCGGTGCGCTGCAGGGGCAGGATGATCCGCTACGCCCGCTCGGTCGGTCGGTCAGTAGCGTAGAAGCGACGCAGCAGGTGCAATCCGGTCAATGGCAAACCATCACGACTCCCGCCGAGCTGGATAGCGCTCTGCTCGCCGCAAAGAACAATGGCAAGCCACTGCTGCTCGACTGGTATGCCGACTGGTGCATCAGCTGCAAGGTGATCGAACGCGAAGTGCTCAACGCCCCGGAAGTCGGCCGCCAGCTGGGCGACTATCAGCTGGTGCGTTTCGACATCACCGAAAGCAATCCCGCGCAGCGCGCCCTGCTCGACCGCTACCAGCTGTTCGGCCCACCGGCGATTCTGCTGTTCGACGCCAAGGGTGACGAATGGCTGGATTTGCGTGTCGTAGGTGAGGTGGATGCGGCGACCTTTGCTGCGCGCCTGAGCACCGCACGTGAACGTTTTTAA
- a CDS encoding GGDEF domain-containing response regulator → MIEQEDPSRDRLKQHFAQRVINQARQVLEVWQRLQRSEWNEAGMGELREATELLQRYAERLDQAEHSQLAQEIGSCLQLVADNRGRLNSELISQLNQLLQRLSRTGLRHGDRFEQTVLPPLRKPVYLALQHLERAEQLVQRLEFFGMNAIALDSANAFRNAMRERHPAAILMEVDFSGPGCGLQLAKSVQEGLEHQIPLLFFSQEDTDTMTRLSAVRAGGQEFFTGSLDASNLFERIEVLTHVSQYEPYKVLIIDDSRAQATHTERVLNSAGIVTRTLIEPIQAMSHLADFQPDLITLDMYMPECNAPELAQVIRHNDRYVSVPIIYLSAEDDLDKQLDAMSEGGDDFLTKPIKPRHLIATVRNRAARARSLKARMVRDSLTGLYNHTHTLQLLEDARFRAERDGQPLSFAMIDIDFFKKVNDTYGHPMGDRVIKSLALFLKQRLRKSDHIGRYGGEEFAVVMPDTDAESARRVLDDIRQRFAEIQYSAQPHDLSCTFSCGIAQLAPQLDGKRLSQQADQALYVAKHGGRNQVAIYQGA, encoded by the coding sequence ATGATCGAGCAAGAAGACCCCAGCCGCGACCGCCTCAAGCAGCACTTCGCCCAGCGCGTGATCAATCAGGCGCGTCAGGTATTGGAAGTCTGGCAGCGCCTGCAGCGCAGTGAGTGGAACGAAGCAGGCATGGGCGAACTGCGCGAGGCGACGGAATTGCTGCAGCGCTACGCCGAACGCCTCGATCAGGCCGAGCACAGCCAGCTGGCCCAGGAAATCGGCAGCTGCCTGCAACTGGTGGCCGACAACCGTGGCCGCCTCAATAGCGAGCTGATCAGCCAGCTCAACCAGCTGCTGCAGCGTCTGTCACGCACCGGCCTGCGCCACGGCGACCGTTTCGAGCAAACCGTGCTGCCGCCGCTGCGCAAACCTGTGTACCTCGCACTGCAGCATCTGGAACGCGCCGAACAGCTGGTGCAGCGCCTGGAATTCTTCGGCATGAACGCCATCGCCCTGGACAGCGCCAATGCATTTCGCAATGCCATGCGTGAGCGCCACCCGGCGGCGATCCTGATGGAAGTCGACTTCTCCGGCCCCGGCTGCGGCCTGCAGCTGGCAAAAAGCGTGCAGGAAGGTCTGGAACACCAGATTCCGCTGCTGTTCTTCAGCCAGGAAGACACCGACACCATGACCCGCCTGTCTGCAGTGCGCGCCGGTGGCCAGGAGTTCTTCACCGGTAGCCTGGATGCCTCGAACCTGTTCGAGCGCATCGAAGTGCTGACCCACGTGTCGCAGTACGAACCCTACAAGGTGCTGATCATCGACGACTCGCGGGCCCAGGCCACGCACACCGAGCGCGTGCTCAACAGCGCCGGTATAGTCACCCGCACCCTGATCGAGCCGATCCAGGCCATGAGCCATCTGGCCGATTTCCAGCCGGACCTGATCACCCTCGACATGTACATGCCCGAGTGCAACGCCCCGGAACTGGCCCAGGTGATCCGCCACAACGACCGCTACGTCAGCGTGCCGATCATCTACCTGTCCGCCGAAGACGACCTGGACAAGCAGCTCGATGCGATGAGCGAAGGCGGCGATGACTTCCTCACCAAACCGATCAAACCCCGCCACCTGATCGCTACCGTACGCAACCGTGCAGCCCGCGCGCGCAGCCTCAAGGCGCGCATGGTGCGTGACAGCCTGACCGGTTTGTACAACCACACCCATACCCTGCAATTGCTCGAAGATGCACGCTTCCGCGCCGAACGCGATGGCCAGCCGCTGAGCTTTGCGATGATCGATATCGACTTCTTCAAGAAGGTCAACGACACCTACGGCCACCCCATGGGCGACCGGGTGATCAAGAGCCTAGCGCTGTTTCTCAAGCAGCGCCTGCGCAAGAGCGACCATATCGGCCGTTACGGCGGCGAAGAGTTCGCCGTGGTGATGCCTGACACCGACGCCGAATCGGCCCGCCGGGTACTCGACGACATCCGCCAGCGTTTCGCGGAAATCCAGTATTCGGCGCAGCCGCATGACCTGTCCTGCACCTTCAGCTGCGGCATCGCCCAGCTGGCGCCGCAACTGGACGGCAAACGGCTCTCGCAACAAGCCGACCAGGCCCTGTATGTGGCCAAGCACGGCGGACGTAATCAGGTAGCGATCTATCAGGGCGCCTGA
- the accB gene encoding acetyl-CoA carboxylase biotin carboxyl carrier protein, whose amino-acid sequence MDIRKVKKLIELLEESGIDELEIREGEESVRISRHSKQPAFMQQPVYAQAPAPAAAPVAAAPVAAEAAAPAAAKLNGTVVRSPMVGTFYRASGPTSANFVEVGSSVKKGDILCIVEAMKMMNHIEAETSGVIESILGENGQPVEYDQPLFTIV is encoded by the coding sequence ATGGATATTCGTAAAGTCAAAAAACTGATCGAGCTGCTGGAAGAATCCGGTATCGACGAGCTGGAGATTCGCGAAGGCGAAGAATCCGTGCGCATCAGCCGTCATAGCAAGCAGCCGGCCTTTATGCAACAGCCAGTGTACGCCCAGGCTCCGGCTCCGGCCGCCGCGCCAGTGGCTGCAGCACCGGTCGCTGCCGAAGCTGCTGCACCGGCTGCCGCCAAGCTGAATGGCACTGTGGTGCGCTCGCCGATGGTCGGCACCTTCTACCGCGCTTCCGGCCCTACTTCGGCCAACTTCGTCGAAGTGGGTTCGAGCGTGAAGAAAGGCGACATTCTCTGCATCGTTGAAGCGATGAAGATGATGAACCACATCGAGGCCGAAACCAGCGGCGTGATCGAATCCATCCTGGGCGAGAACGGCCAGCCGGTGGAATACGATCAACCTCTGTTCACCATCGTTTGA
- the prmA gene encoding 50S ribosomal protein L11 methyltransferase → MPWLQVRLAITPEQAETYEDALLEVGAVSVTFMDAEDQPIFEPDLGTTPLWSHTHLLALFEADTDANAVFAHLQLLTGAELPEHQAEVIADQDWERSWMDGFHPTRFGQRLWIVPSWHAAPEPEAVNLLLDPGLAFGTGTHPTTALCLEWLDGQHLQDCSVIDFGCGSGILAIAALLLGAPQAVGTDIDIQALEASRDNAQRNGIDDARFPLYLPEDMPQQPADVVVANILAGPLVALAPQITSLVKSGGRLALSGILAEQAEEVRAAYNDAFILDPTADKDGWVRISGVRR, encoded by the coding sequence ATGCCCTGGTTACAAGTCCGTCTCGCCATCACCCCGGAGCAGGCGGAAACCTACGAAGATGCGCTGCTGGAAGTCGGTGCGGTATCGGTGACCTTTATGGATGCCGAAGATCAGCCGATTTTTGAGCCGGACCTGGGCACCACGCCACTGTGGTCGCACACTCACCTGCTTGCCCTGTTTGAAGCCGATACCGACGCCAACGCGGTATTTGCCCACCTGCAACTGCTGACCGGTGCCGAATTGCCGGAGCACCAGGCCGAAGTGATCGCCGATCAGGACTGGGAACGCAGCTGGATGGACGGTTTCCACCCGACGCGCTTCGGCCAACGTCTGTGGATTGTTCCCAGCTGGCACGCCGCACCGGAGCCGGAGGCAGTCAACCTGCTGCTCGACCCAGGCCTGGCCTTCGGCACCGGCACCCACCCGACCACCGCGCTGTGCCTGGAATGGCTGGATGGCCAGCACCTGCAGGATTGCAGCGTGATCGATTTCGGTTGCGGCTCGGGCATCCTGGCGATTGCCGCTCTGTTGCTCGGCGCACCGCAAGCAGTTGGTACCGATATCGATATCCAGGCCCTCGAAGCCTCACGCGACAATGCCCAGCGCAATGGCATCGACGACGCGCGCTTCCCGCTTTACCTGCCTGAAGACATGCCGCAACAACCTGCGGATGTCGTCGTGGCCAATATCCTCGCCGGCCCACTGGTAGCGCTGGCCCCGCAGATCACCAGCCTGGTCAAGTCCGGCGGGCGCCTGGCGCTGTCGGGCATCCTCGCCGAACAGGCCGAAGAGGTGCGCGCCGCCTATAACGACGCCTTTATTCTGGACCCGACCGCCGATAAAGACGGCTGGGTGCGCATCAGTGGCGTACGCCGCTAA
- the fis gene encoding DNA-binding transcriptional regulator Fis yields the protein MTMLTETLESGMAPVSDNSSLKQHLNTPNEEGQTLRGSVEKALHNYFAHLEGADVSDVYNLVLTEVEAPLLETVMNYVKGNQTKASELLGLNRGTLRKKLKQYDLL from the coding sequence ATGACGATGTTGACTGAGACCTTAGAGAGTGGAATGGCTCCCGTGAGTGACAACAGCAGTTTGAAGCAGCATCTCAATACGCCAAACGAAGAGGGGCAAACCCTGCGCGGCAGCGTTGAGAAGGCTCTGCACAATTATTTCGCCCATCTTGAGGGCGCAGACGTCAGTGACGTGTACAACCTGGTGCTCACCGAAGTGGAAGCGCCGCTGCTGGAAACCGTGATGAATTACGTCAAGGGCAACCAGACCAAGGCCTCCGAGCTGCTCGGCCTGAATCGTGGCACCCTGCGCAAGAAGCTCAAGCAATACGACCTGCTGTAA
- the aroQ gene encoding type II 3-dehydroquinate dehydratase yields the protein MATLLVLHGPNLNLLGTREPGTYGATTLEQINLDLERRAREAGHHLLYLQSNAEYELIDRIHTAKGEGVDFILINPAAFTHTSVALRDALLAVSIPFIEVHLSNVHKREAFRHHSYFSDVAVGVICGLGASGYRLALEAALEQLILKRP from the coding sequence ATGGCGACCCTACTGGTATTGCACGGCCCCAACCTCAACCTGCTCGGCACCCGTGAGCCGGGCACCTACGGCGCCACTACCCTGGAGCAGATCAACCTCGACCTGGAGCGCCGGGCGCGCGAGGCAGGCCACCACCTGCTGTACCTGCAGAGCAATGCCGAGTACGAGCTGATTGACCGTATTCACACCGCAAAAGGCGAAGGTGTCGACTTTATCCTGATCAATCCTGCCGCTTTTACTCACACCAGCGTCGCATTACGTGACGCATTGCTGGCAGTGAGCATCCCATTCATCGAAGTGCATTTGTCCAACGTGCACAAACGCGAAGCTTTCCGCCATCACTCCTACTTTTCAGATGTTGCGGTGGGAGTGATCTGCGGCCTTGGCGCCAGCGGTTATCGACTGGCCCTGGAGGCTGCACTCGAACAACTTATACTTAAGCGCCCCTGA
- a CDS encoding DUF3426 domain-containing protein: protein MTQSFVTQCPHCRTSFRVNLTQLGAAHGAVRCGACLHVFNAAQQLREQGQQLPPPAAPAAAPAPAPQPSKPPAPPQAVPSARPAIPAAPASSKASDTLWIHDDLDLDSLDLDEELAKLEAQEQQLSKQFLAIDSAPKFNESFLTPEPVEHDPHDERWAEALLQDELSKPTASLSIKPQPLTPPARPAPPAHATPEPVNEPDDEPPLDLNSLDRRHPEPEIEHIELHAEREPFGAPTDSPRDEAPAVMARKKTARSEPELRDEHLFELDDEPLQLDWQQPKKPWARWIGWGLLNLLGAAALAGQYVMYHFNELARQDQYRPWFEQLCPAVGCQLPSKVDITQVKSSNLVVRSHPEFSGALVVDAILYNRAAFSQPFPLLEMRFADINGQLLASRRFKPSEYLAGELAGNAEMPPQTPIHISLDILDPGTQAVNYSLSFHSPE, encoded by the coding sequence ATGACCCAGAGCTTCGTCACCCAGTGCCCCCATTGCCGCACCAGCTTTCGCGTGAACCTCACGCAGCTGGGTGCCGCCCATGGTGCCGTGCGCTGCGGAGCCTGCCTGCATGTGTTCAATGCCGCGCAACAGCTGCGCGAGCAGGGCCAGCAACTGCCGCCACCTGCGGCACCAGCCGCAGCACCAGCACCAGCACCACAGCCCAGCAAACCGCCTGCGCCGCCGCAAGCAGTGCCAAGCGCGCGCCCTGCAATACCAGCCGCGCCGGCCAGCAGCAAAGCCAGCGACACACTGTGGATTCACGACGACCTGGATCTCGACAGCCTCGATCTGGATGAAGAACTGGCCAAGCTCGAAGCCCAGGAACAGCAACTGTCCAAACAGTTCCTGGCGATTGATAGCGCACCGAAATTTAACGAAAGCTTTCTAACGCCCGAGCCGGTTGAGCACGACCCGCACGACGAGCGCTGGGCCGAAGCCCTGCTGCAGGACGAACTGAGCAAGCCAACTGCCAGCCTGAGCATCAAACCTCAGCCACTGACTCCGCCAGCACGCCCGGCTCCGCCCGCTCACGCAACACCAGAACCAGTCAACGAGCCCGATGACGAGCCGCCGCTTGACCTCAACAGCCTTGACCGCCGCCACCCCGAGCCGGAAATCGAGCACATTGAACTACATGCCGAGCGCGAGCCATTTGGCGCGCCGACAGACAGCCCGCGCGATGAAGCACCGGCCGTAATGGCGCGGAAAAAGACCGCGCGCAGCGAGCCCGAATTGCGTGACGAGCACCTGTTCGAGCTGGATGACGAGCCACTGCAACTGGACTGGCAACAGCCGAAGAAACCCTGGGCCCGCTGGATCGGCTGGGGCCTACTGAATCTGCTGGGAGCTGCCGCACTGGCTGGCCAGTACGTGATGTATCACTTCAATGAATTGGCGCGCCAGGATCAATACCGCCCCTGGTTCGAGCAACTCTGCCCGGCGGTCGGCTGCCAATTGCCATCCAAGGTCGACATCACTCAGGTCAAGAGCAGCAACCTGGTGGTGCGCAGCCACCCGGAATTCAGCGGCGCCCTGGTGGTCGACGCCATCCTTTACAACCGCGCGGCGTTCTCCCAGCCCTTCCCGCTGCTGGAAATGCGCTTCGCCGACATCAATGGCCAGCTGCTCGCCAGCCGCCGCTTCAAGCCCAGCGAATACCTTGCTGGCGAGCTGGCCGGCAACGCGGAAATGCCGCCTCAGACGCCCATTCACATCTCGTTGGACATCCTCGACCCCGGCACCCAGGCGGTGAACTACAGCCTGAGCTTCCACTCGCCGGAATAG
- the dusB gene encoding tRNA dihydrouridine synthase DusB: MSALRIGPYTLPNSLILAPMAGVTDQPFRQLCKRMGAGLVVSEMVTSDVRLWNTRKSSLRMMHSGDPEPHSVQIAGGDPEMLAEAARRNVEMGAQIIDINMGCPAKKVCNKAAGSALLKDEVLVHEILQAVVAAVDVPVTLKIRTGWDRENKNGITVAKIAEDSGIVALAVHGRTRADLYMGEAEYETIAAIKQAVSIPVLANGDIDSPQKAKAVLAATGADGLLIGRAAQGRPWIFREIEHYLRTGEQLPAPSLGEVERILLEHLTALHAFYGDVMGVRIARKHVSWYLATLPGAKEFRAQFNRLDSTDAQCTNVREFFSERHNNGEGVAA; the protein is encoded by the coding sequence ATGTCGGCGCTACGCATCGGCCCCTACACATTGCCAAATTCGCTGATTCTCGCCCCTATGGCGGGCGTCACTGACCAGCCGTTTCGACAGCTGTGCAAGCGTATGGGCGCAGGCCTGGTGGTGTCGGAAATGGTCACCAGCGATGTGCGCCTGTGGAACACCCGCAAGTCGAGTCTGCGCATGATGCACAGCGGTGATCCAGAACCCCACTCGGTACAGATCGCCGGTGGCGATCCCGAGATGCTTGCCGAGGCGGCGCGACGCAACGTGGAAATGGGCGCGCAGATTATCGACATCAATATGGGCTGCCCGGCCAAGAAGGTCTGCAACAAGGCCGCCGGTTCCGCCCTATTGAAAGACGAAGTGTTAGTTCACGAGATTCTTCAGGCTGTGGTCGCCGCCGTGGATGTGCCGGTGACACTGAAGATCCGCACCGGCTGGGACCGCGAGAACAAAAACGGCATCACCGTGGCGAAAATCGCCGAAGACAGCGGCATTGTCGCCTTGGCTGTACACGGCCGCACTCGCGCCGACCTGTATATGGGCGAAGCCGAGTACGAGACCATCGCCGCGATCAAGCAGGCGGTGTCGATTCCGGTGTTGGCCAACGGCGATATCGACTCGCCGCAAAAGGCCAAGGCCGTATTGGCAGCCACTGGCGCCGATGGCCTGCTGATTGGCCGCGCGGCTCAGGGCCGGCCGTGGATATTCCGTGAAATCGAACACTACCTGCGGACCGGCGAGCAGTTGCCGGCGCCGAGCCTGGGCGAGGTGGAACGCATTCTGCTTGAACATCTGACAGCCCTGCACGCCTTCTATGGCGATGTGATGGGCGTGCGGATTGCCCGCAAACATGTCAGCTGGTATCTCGCAACCTTGCCGGGCGCCAAGGAGTTTCGCGCCCAATTCAATCGTCTGGACAGTACGGACGCGCAGTGCACCAACGTTCGCGAGTTTTTCAGCGAACGTCATAACAATGGAGAAGGGGTGGCCGCATGA
- the accC gene encoding acetyl-CoA carboxylase biotin carboxylase subunit, translating to MLEKVLIANRGEIALRVLRACKELGIKTVAVHSTADRELMHLGLADESVCIGPAPGALSYLNIPAIISAAEVTGATAIHPGYGFLAENADFAEQVENSGFAFIGPKAETIRLMGDKVSAKDAMKRAGVPVVPGSDGPLPEDEETALAIAREVGYPVIIKAAGGGGGRGMRVVYKEEDLIKSAKLTRSEAGSVFGNPMVYLEKFLGNPRHVEVQVISDGQGSAIHLGDRDCSLQRRHQKVLEEAPAPGIDEKARAEVLQRCVDACIEIGYRGAGTFEFLYEDGHFYFIEMNTRVQVEHPVSEMVTGIDIVKEMLSIAAGNRLSFKQSDVVIRGHSLECRINAEDPDNFMPCPGKVKHFHAPGGNGVRMDSHLYSGYSVPPHYDSLIGKIITYGKDRDEAMARMRNALDEIVVDGIKTNVPLHRDLVRDKGFCKGGVNIHYLEKKLGMDKH from the coding sequence ATGTTGGAAAAAGTTCTGATCGCCAACCGCGGCGAGATCGCCCTGCGCGTCTTGCGCGCCTGTAAAGAGCTGGGCATCAAGACCGTTGCGGTGCATTCCACCGCTGACCGCGAACTGATGCACCTGGGCCTGGCCGACGAGTCGGTGTGCATAGGCCCGGCCCCTGGCGCGCTGTCCTACCTGAATATTCCGGCGATCATCAGCGCAGCTGAAGTCACCGGCGCTACCGCCATTCACCCGGGCTACGGCTTCCTCGCGGAAAACGCCGACTTCGCCGAGCAGGTGGAAAACTCCGGTTTTGCCTTTATCGGCCCGAAAGCCGAGACCATCCGCCTGATGGGCGACAAGGTCTCGGCCAAGGACGCCATGAAACGCGCCGGTGTACCGGTCGTGCCTGGCTCCGACGGCCCACTGCCGGAAGACGAGGAAACCGCCCTGGCGATTGCCCGTGAGGTCGGTTACCCGGTGATCATCAAAGCCGCTGGCGGCGGCGGTGGTCGCGGCATGCGCGTGGTGTACAAGGAAGAAGACCTGATCAAATCGGCCAAGCTGACCCGCAGCGAAGCTGGCTCGGTGTTCGGCAACCCGATGGTCTATCTGGAGAAATTCCTCGGCAATCCACGTCACGTGGAAGTCCAGGTCATCTCCGACGGCCAGGGCAGCGCCATCCACCTGGGTGATCGCGATTGCTCGCTGCAGCGCCGCCACCAGAAGGTACTGGAAGAAGCGCCGGCACCGGGCATCGATGAAAAGGCCCGCGCCGAAGTGCTACAACGCTGCGTCGATGCCTGCATCGAGATCGGCTACCGCGGCGCTGGCACCTTCGAGTTCCTCTACGAAGATGGGCATTTCTACTTTATCGAGATGAACACCCGCGTTCAGGTGGAGCATCCGGTATCGGAAATGGTCACCGGCATCGACATCGTCAAGGAGATGCTCAGCATCGCCGCTGGCAACAGGCTGTCGTTCAAGCAGAGTGACGTGGTGATTCGCGGCCACTCGCTGGAGTGCCGGATCAACGCCGAAGACCCGGACAATTTCATGCCCTGCCCTGGCAAGGTCAAGCACTTCCACGCGCCAGGCGGCAACGGCGTGCGGATGGACTCGCACCTGTACAGCGGCTACAGCGTACCGCCGCACTACGACTCGCTGATCGGCAAGATCATCACCTATGGCAAGGACCGCGACGAGGCCATGGCCCGTATGCGCAACGCCCTAGACGAGATCGTCGTCGACGGCATCAAGACCAACGTGCCCCTGCACCGCGATCTGGTCCGCGATAAAGGCTTCTGCAAAGGCGGCGTGAATATTCACTATCTAGAGAAAAAACTGGGTATGGATAAGCACTAA